The following coding sequences are from one Dermacentor silvarum isolate Dsil-2018 chromosome 4, BIME_Dsil_1.4, whole genome shotgun sequence window:
- the LOC119450062 gene encoding uncharacterized protein LOC119450062: protein MLTLEATPSVRQLSALAAWMAGVPRFRPFAYKCRRCMASQPRRPSVAATLSCRTSRSRWPWQLQPAQQPSAAAAVTRWRGGCRPTVLCRWAHTTSSLRDDDDAAGAVGTATLQDQWPYRERNITVTTCADLYKSWRGTRRGYSSAPTNGLPVPVSFVHTGMDRSERAGPTPAAQTEGRPSRRPVVVILAGAPGSYRDFVHLIPFLDRQGVDVVSPAWPDLAFSRQSGCWWHSSAEKTDLALDFLRAVGVTECDMLVAHSSGAYPAMRLICREDGLKVKSLALLAPAGYSQINVMRPDWFTSLLGRLYQQPLTQRMVNAVALAFLVATRHPLRRDIDNVLLAMKAMLYADKAQFKKDAEEVAARKLPVLVAISDNDKLIDLPVSLETVDILGGSPESTWYYDHDRQLKKRGNGNGPVKTLRFEKGTHYLFTRCADVINQEILDLLKSTTKL from the exons AATGCCGCCGCTGCATGGCTTCTCAGCCTCGTCGTCCGTCGGTGGCCGCCACCCTGTCGTGCCGCACCTCGCGCAGCCGTTGGCCGTGGCAGCTGCAACCAGCGCAGCAACCGTCAGCGGCCGCCGCGGTGACACGGTGGCGAGGTGGCTGCCGGCCGACCGTCCTCTGCCGCTGGGCGCACACCACGAGCTCGCTTcgggacgacgacgacgcggcCGGGGCCGTTGGAACGGCGACGCTGCAGGACCAGTGGCCCTACCGCGAGCGCAACATCACCGTCACCACCTGCGCCGACCTGTACAAG TCGTGGCGGGGCACTCGTCGCGGCTACTCCAGCGCGCCCACCAACGGCCTTCCCGTCCCGGTCTCCTTCGTGCACACGGGCATGGACCGCTCGGAGCGCGCCGGTCCGACGCCGGCGGCCCAGACCGAAGGCAGGCCCAGCCGTAGGCCCGTCGTCGTCATCCTGGCCGGCGCGCCTGGGAGCTACAGGGACTTCGTGCACCTGATCCCCTTCCTGGACCGGCAGGGCGTCGACGTCGTGTCGCCGGCCTGGCCAG ACCTGGCCTTCAGCCGCCAGTCTGGGTGCTGGTGGCACTCGAGCGCCGAGAAGACCGACCTCGCCCTAGATTTCCTCAGGGCCGTCGGCGTCACTGA GTGCGACATGTTGGTCGCTCACAGCAGCGGCGCCTACCCCGCTATGCGCCTCATCTGCCGGGAGGACGGCCTCAAGGTCAAGAGCCTGGCACTGCTCGCACCGGCAGGCTACAGCCAGATCAA TGTGATGCGGCCGGACTGGTTCACCTCGCTGCTGGGCCGCCTGTACCAGCAGCCATTGACCCAGCGCATGGTGAACGCCGTGGCCCTCGCCTTCCTGGTGGCCACGCGCCATCCGCTGCGCCGGGACATCGACAACGTGCTGCTTGCCATGAAGGCCATGTTGTACGCCGACAAGGCGCAG TTCAAGAAAGACGCCGAGGAGGTAGCGGCGCGCAAGCTTCCCGTCCTGGTGGCCATCAGCGACAACGACAAGCTGATCGACCTTCCCGTCAGCCTCGAGACGGTTGACATCCTTGGCGGGTCCCCTGAGAGCACATGGTACTACGACCACGACAGACAGCTCAAAAAGCGCG GAAACGGCAATGGCCCTGTGAAGACTCTGCGCTTCGAGAAGGGCACGCATTACCTGTTCACCCGCTGCGCCGACGTCATCAACCAAGAGATTCTCGATTTGCTTAAGAGCACCACCAAGCTATGA